One Actinomycetota bacterium DNA segment encodes these proteins:
- a CDS encoding GTP-binding protein has protein sequence MAKGKFERTKPHMNIGTIGHVDHGKTTLTAAITKCLHGAGMNVEERSFDSIDNAPEERERGITIAIAHVEYETKDRHYAHVDCPGHADYVK, from the coding sequence ATGGCTAAAGGTAAATTTGAAAGAACAAAGCCGCACATGAATATCGGAACCATCGGTCACGTCGATCACGGCAAGACGACCCTGACCGCCGCCATCACCAAGTGTCTTCATGGCGCCGGCATGAACGTCGAGGAGAGATCCTTCGACTCCATCGACAACGCTCCCGAGGAGAGGGAGAGGGGCATCACCATCGCCATCGCCCACGTCGAGTACGAAACCAAAGACCGTCACTACGCTCACGTCGATTGCCCGGGCCACGCCGACTACGTCAAGA
- the fusA gene encoding elongation factor G, with translation MKKIPLERVRNIGIMAHIDAGKTTTTERILYYTGKVHRMGEVHEGSAVMDWMVQEQERGITITSAATTSFWNDHRINIIDTPGHVDFTVEVERSLRVLDGAIATFCAVGGVEPQSETVWRQADKYRVPRIAYINKMDRTGADFFIVIDNIKTRFGANAVPIQLPIGKEADFQGIIDLVEMKATFYLDDLGNKMEEREIPAELMAEAEEYHGKLLEAIADQDDEFMNKYLEGVQVTPKETKRVLRKATISASVIPVICGSSFKNKGVQKLLNAVVDYLPSPLDLPPVEGINPETEQAEVRRPEESEPFAALAFKIMNDPYVGNLTFFRVYSGKLEAGSYILNSTKDKKERIGRILLMHANHREDLVEVGAGDIAAAVGLKSATTGDTLCSADKPIILESMVFPEPVISVAIEPKTKADQEKLGLSLEKLAKEDPTFRVSSNPETGQTIIEGMGELHLEVIVDRLLREFKVGANVGKPQVAYRETIRRPVKEIEGKYIRQTGGRGQFGHVVIDIEPNEAGAGSEFIDKVTGGVVPREYIPAVEKGIMEALETGGLAGYPVVDVKVTLHDGSFHPVDSSEIAFKIAGSMAFKNAYAKAAAVILEPLMSVEVIVPEEYMGDVIGDLNSRRGRIEGLEPRGNSQVIRAFVPLSEMFGYATDLRSKTQGRATYTMQFERYEEVPGNIAKEIISKIKGE, from the coding sequence ATGAAGAAGATACCATTAGAGAGAGTTAGGAACATAGGGATCATGGCCCACATAGACGCCGGCAAGACGACCACCACCGAGCGTATTCTCTATTACACCGGCAAGGTCCACCGCATGGGCGAAGTCCACGAGGGCTCGGCCGTCATGGATTGGATGGTCCAAGAGCAGGAGCGGGGGATCACCATCACCTCCGCAGCTACAACATCTTTCTGGAACGATCATAGAATTAATATTATAGACACTCCCGGACACGTGGACTTCACCGTAGAGGTCGAACGTTCCCTTCGCGTCTTGGATGGAGCGATCGCAACCTTTTGTGCGGTCGGAGGCGTTGAGCCTCAATCGGAGACGGTATGGCGCCAAGCCGACAAGTACCGCGTTCCCCGCATCGCCTATATTAATAAGATGGATAGGACCGGGGCCGACTTCTTCATCGTCATCGACAACATCAAGACGAGGTTTGGGGCCAACGCGGTTCCCATCCAGCTTCCCATCGGCAAAGAGGCCGACTTTCAGGGTATTATCGATCTGGTCGAGATGAAGGCCACCTTCTATCTGGACGATCTGGGCAACAAGATGGAGGAGAGGGAGATACCGGCCGAGTTGATGGCCGAAGCCGAAGAGTATCACGGCAAACTCCTCGAGGCCATCGCCGATCAAGATGATGAATTCATGAACAAATATCTCGAAGGGGTTCAAGTGACTCCCAAGGAGACAAAGAGGGTCTTAAGGAAGGCCACCATCAGCGCAAGCGTCATCCCGGTAATCTGCGGGTCATCCTTTAAGAATAAGGGAGTTCAGAAGCTCTTGAACGCGGTGGTCGATTACCTGCCTTCACCTCTGGATCTGCCGCCGGTGGAGGGCATAAATCCCGAAACCGAACAGGCTGAAGTTAGGAGACCCGAGGAGTCCGAGCCCTTTGCGGCCCTGGCCTTCAAGATCATGAACGATCCCTACGTTGGAAATCTAACCTTCTTTAGAGTCTACTCCGGAAAGTTGGAAGCCGGCTCATACATTCTAAATTCTACCAAGGACAAGAAGGAGCGGATAGGCCGCATCCTTCTAATGCACGCCAATCACAGAGAGGACCTGGTTGAAGTCGGAGCCGGAGATATAGCGGCCGCCGTGGGCTTAAAATCGGCCACCACCGGAGATACCCTCTGCTCTGCAGATAAGCCGATCATCCTGGAGTCGATGGTCTTTCCTGAACCGGTCATCTCGGTCGCCATCGAGCCCAAAACCAAGGCCGATCAGGAGAAACTCGGTCTTTCCTTGGAGAAGTTGGCCAAAGAGGACCCGACTTTTCGGGTCAGCAGCAACCCCGAGACCGGGCAGACCATCATCGAGGGCATGGGAGAATTGCATCTTGAGGTCATCGTCGATCGCCTACTTCGCGAGTTCAAGGTCGGGGCCAATGTCGGCAAACCACAGGTAGCTTACCGTGAAACCATAAGAAGACCGGTCAAAGAGATCGAAGGAAAGTATATCCGTCAGACGGGAGGTCGCGGTCAGTTTGGTCACGTGGTGATCGACATCGAACCCAACGAGGCCGGGGCCGGATCTGAATTTATAGATAAGGTTACTGGCGGTGTTGTGCCCAGAGAATATATCCCCGCCGTTGAGAAGGGCATAATGGAGGCCCTAGAGACGGGCGGGCTAGCCGGTTACCCGGTTGTCGATGTCAAGGTCACCTTGCACGACGGCTCGTTCCACCCGGTCGATTCCTCGGAGATCGCCTTCAAAATAGCCGGCTCGATGGCTTTTAAGAATGCTTACGCCAAGGCGGCGGCGGTAATACTGGAGCCGCTCATGTCGGTTGAGGTAATTGTGCCCGAAGAGTATATGGGCGATGTCATCGGCGATTTGAACAGCCGCCGGGGCCGGATAGAGGGGCTTGAACCCAGAGGTAACTCCCAGGTGATAAGGGCGTTCGTTCCGCTCAGCGAGATGTTTGGCTATGCCACCGATTTGAGATCAAAGACGCAAGGCCGGGCCACCTACACCATGCAATTTGAGCGCTACGAAGAGGTCCCGGGCAATATTGCAAAAGAGATAATAAGCAAAATAAAGGGAGAATAG
- the rpsG gene encoding 30S ribosomal protein S7 has translation MPRKGPVQKRILTKDPIYNDALVAQLINNILQDGKKGLAESLVYEAFDIIQKKTGSYPADVLRKAVDNVKPVLEVRSRRVGGANYQVPVEVPQRRSITLALRWLTGFSKARSEKRMCERLAGELMDAANGVGSSIKKKEDLRKMAEANRAFAHYRW, from the coding sequence ATGCCAAGAAAGGGCCCAGTTCAAAAGAGAATATTGACCAAGGATCCGATATACAATGATGCATTGGTGGCCCAACTCATCAACAACATCCTTCAAGACGGCAAAAAGGGACTGGCCGAAAGCCTGGTATATGAGGCTTTCGATATCATCCAAAAGAAGACGGGAAGTTACCCGGCCGATGTCTTAAGGAAGGCCGTAGACAATGTGAAGCCGGTTTTAGAGGTTCGCTCTAGAAGAGTCGGTGGAGCCAATTACCAGGTTCCAGTAGAGGTTCCTCAGAGAAGATCGATTACCCTGGCCCTGCGCTGGCTGACCGGTTTTTCCAAAGCCCGCTCCGAAAAGAGGATGTGCGAGCGCTTAGCAGGGGAACTGATGGATGCCGCAAATGGGGTCGGCTCATCGATCAAGAAGAAGGAAGACTTGCGCAAGATGGCCGAGGCAAACCGCGCCTTCGCCCATTATCGCTGGTAA
- the rpsL gene encoding 30S ribosomal protein S12: MPTVNQLVRKSRKSIEKKKSTPALNGCPQKRGVCTRVYTTTPKKPNSALRKVARVRLTHGMEVTAYIPGIGHNLQEHSVVLIRGGRVKDLPGVRYKIIRAALDTTGVANRKQARSKYGAKTPK; this comes from the coding sequence ATGCCCACAGTTAATCAGTTGGTTAGAAAGAGCAGAAAGAGCATAGAGAAGAAGAAGAGCACCCCAGCTTTGAATGGGTGTCCGCAGAAGAGGGGGGTCTGCACCCGCGTCTATACCACCACTCCCAAGAAGCCGAACTCGGCCTTGCGCAAGGTGGCCAGAGTAAGACTGACCCACGGCATGGAGGTAACCGCCTACATACCGGGCATTGGACACAACCTGCAAGAACACTCGGTCGTCCTGATCAGGGGGGGCCGCGTCAAGGATCTTCCGGGCGTGCGCTATAAGATAATCAGGGCCGCCCTCGATACGACCGGGGTGGCTAATCGTAAGCAAGCTCGTTCCAAGTACGGGGCCAAAACCCCCAAGTAA